A stretch of Triticum aestivum cultivar Chinese Spring chromosome 1D, IWGSC CS RefSeq v2.1, whole genome shotgun sequence DNA encodes these proteins:
- the LOC123181926 gene encoding preprotein translocase subunit SCY2, chloroplastic isoform X1, whose product MSSSLALSLPSRCALPLPSPRLAPKHPSLRANQCRLLVRTPQRPLPPTRRLLLAPRASSSATSPAEPAREGGAGGKKVPGFRNRFLDLARLGAVAEGAAEAFFRSEIRRRLAVTAVLIVLSRVGYFVPLPGFDRRLIPDSYLSFAPLPADDLVDFASELKLSFFQLGISHQISASIVMQVLCHVLPSLEKIRKEGLDGHEKIKSYIWWLSLGFAIVAACTVSCYSLQYSIYAASHRVKHVILTSFLLVLGAMSTTWICDTITESGFGHGSSLIICVGILTGYTNTLHKMLTQFSGNVCTSWPYILGVAGIFMMVTMGAVLVTEGCRKIKLQYYGFKLASSAGKENSPVTEVEPYIPFNINPTGMQPLLTTSYLLAFPSIMASIFRSPFWENLKEILNPMTSVGGSPWIYYLTYAFFVFVFNIFDIANLPKEISDYLNKMSARVPKIKPGRATVDYLTKIQTSTRFWGGLLLSLLATSSLLLDRYLRQINEGFSIGFTSVLIIVGSIIELRRSYQAYNVMPALSKVLKRYGA is encoded by the exons ATGTCCTCCTCCCTCGCGCTCTCGCTCCCATCCCGGTGCGCGCTCCCCCTCCCATCACCTCGCCTCGCCCCCAAGCACCCATCTCTCCGCGCCAACCAGTGCCGCCTCCTCGTCCGCACGCCCCAGCGCCCGCTCCCCCcgacccgccgcctcctcctcgcccctagGGCTTCGTCGTCCGCCACATCCCCCGCTGAGCCGGCGCGTGAGGGTGGCGCGGGTGGGAAGAAGGTGCCCGGGTTCCGGAACAGGTTCCTGGACCTGGCGCGGCTTGGGGCCGTGGCGGAGGGCGCGGCGGAGGCCTTCTTCCGCAGCGAAATCCGGCGGCGGCTTGCCGTCACGGCCGTGCTCATCGTGCTCAGCCGCGTCGGCTACTTCGTCCCGCTTCCCGGGTTCGACCGCCGCCTCATCCCCGACTCCTATCTCAGCTTCGCCCCGCTCCCTGCAG ATGACCTCGTTGATTTTGCTTCTGAACTGAAGCTGTCATTTTTCCAGCTGGGAATCAGTCATCAGATATCAGCATCGATTGTGATGCAG GTTCTTTGCCATGTTCTTCCATCACTTGAAAAGATACGCAAGGAAGGATTAGACGGGCATGAGAAGATCAAAAGCTATAT ATGGTGGCTATCACTGGGTTTTGCAATTGTGGCTGCTTGTACTGTGTCATGCTATTCACTGCAGTACTCCATATATGCAGCAAGTCACAG GGTTAAGCATGTCATATTAACAAGCTTTCTGCTTGTCCTCGGTGCAATGTCAACTACTTGGATCTGTGACACCATAACGGAATCTGGCTTTG GGCATGGCTCATCTTTGATTATCTGTGTTGGAATATTGACTGGTTACACAAATACACTACACAAGATGCTAACTCAATTTTCAG GAAATGTGTGCACATCTTGGCCCTACATCTTGGGAGTAGCTGGGATCTTTATGATGGTTACCATGGGGGCAGTGTTGGTGACTGAAGGATGTAGGAAGATAAAGCTTCAGTACTATGGATTCAAGTTGGCTTCTAGTGCAGG GAAAGAAAACTCCCCAGTTACAGAGGTTGAGCCATATATCCCCTTCAATATAAACCCAACAGGGATGCAGCCTTTGCTTACAACCTCATACCTACTTGCTTTTCCAAGCATTATGGCCAG catttttcgttcgccattttggGAAAATTTGAAGGAAATTTTGAATCCAATGACTTCAGTTGGTGGTAGTCCTTGGATTTATTATTTGACGTATGCGTTTTTCGTCTTCGTCTTCAACATTTTTGACATT GCCAACTTGCCAAAAGAGATATCTGACTACCTAAATAAGATGAGTGCCAGGGTGCCAAAGATCAAACCTGGAAGAGCAACAGTGGATTATCTTACAAAGATACAAACATCGACACGTTTCTGGG GAGGTCTACTACTGAGCTTGCTGGCAACTTCCTCGTTATTACTTGACAGATACCTTAGACAAATAAATGAGGGGTTTTCTATAGGTTTCACATCAGTCTTGATTATT